One part of the Salinivirga cyanobacteriivorans genome encodes these proteins:
- a CDS encoding glycosyltransferase family 39 protein has protein sequence MIQKVNNHIKSASDATLGWFIFGLALVLRAAYAIFAYSQNVMANFADDNLYFEIGKKVAGQGQIFYETADWRYDIIGPFLPWVNGLTIGVFGDSWLPVFLVTAVVSAAISLLIYRTTLFIAGRKPALLAGLWSVFYVFYLRYVPTAGKDLWMAFLLLIIVYYLIKTYNERLGKMRKTIFMTIVFAASMHLDERFIVFGPLILFYLIYMEIISHKTKRWRIPGTFVLLSILLLIPWNLRNYKKFEKPVILTTRTERITDKILGIEHKKRPFEWLYDSANIYQIKPDHYDSIVSGLKTHTDGGYRISPKQRKAMAKGHLPEQMSTLESVWMRLKILLRPFQWGGEYQKKGFFYVEYSSRHNWASFLFYGLMLFASFPGFWWLFRKKREAFYLLAGVIGVYVLAHALAVPWTTERYRLPIAAFFIIAGGIGMGWLLEQIKWRISKN, from the coding sequence GTGATACAGAAAGTTAATAATCACATAAAAAGTGCATCAGATGCTACGTTGGGCTGGTTCATATTCGGTTTAGCGTTAGTTTTAAGAGCGGCTTATGCCATATTTGCCTATAGCCAAAATGTGATGGCTAATTTTGCCGATGATAATCTCTATTTTGAAATAGGTAAAAAAGTTGCCGGTCAGGGACAGATTTTTTATGAAACAGCAGATTGGCGGTATGATATTATCGGGCCCTTTTTGCCATGGGTGAACGGACTCACAATAGGTGTTTTTGGAGATAGTTGGTTACCCGTTTTTCTTGTTACAGCTGTAGTTTCGGCTGCTATTTCTTTGTTAATATATAGAACAACTTTGTTTATAGCTGGCCGTAAACCGGCGCTATTGGCGGGTCTATGGTCAGTGTTTTATGTTTTCTATTTACGCTATGTGCCTACTGCCGGGAAAGATTTGTGGATGGCTTTTCTACTGCTAATAATCGTTTATTATCTAATAAAAACCTATAATGAACGATTGGGTAAAATGCGAAAAACTATCTTCATGACCATTGTTTTTGCGGCATCTATGCACCTTGATGAACGATTTATAGTTTTTGGGCCTTTGATTTTGTTTTATCTAATTTACATGGAAATTATAAGCCATAAAACAAAAAGATGGAGAATACCTGGAACTTTCGTTTTGCTTTCTATATTATTATTGATACCCTGGAATTTGCGTAATTATAAAAAGTTTGAAAAGCCTGTTATATTGACCACTCGGACCGAACGCATTACCGACAAAATATTGGGTATTGAACATAAAAAAAGACCTTTTGAATGGTTATATGATTCAGCTAATATTTACCAAATAAAACCGGATCATTATGATTCTATCGTTAGTGGACTTAAGACCCATACGGATGGGGGATACAGAATTAGTCCAAAGCAACGTAAAGCTATGGCTAAAGGACATCTTCCCGAACAGATGAGTACACTGGAGTCTGTCTGGATGCGGCTAAAAATATTGCTAAGGCCTTTCCAGTGGGGAGGTGAGTACCAGAAAAAAGGCTTTTTTTATGTAGAATACTCTTCGCGGCATAATTGGGCGAGCTTTTTATTTTATGGTTTAATGCTTTTTGCTTCTTTCCCGGGTTTTTGGTGGCTATTCCGAAAAAAGCGGGAAGCTTTTTATTTATTAGCCGGAGTAATTGGAGTATATGTTTTGGCACATGCTTTGGCTGTGCCCTGGACAACAGAACGGTACAGGTTACCCATAGCTGCTTTTTTTATTATTGCAGGAGGTATTGGAATGGGGTGGCTATTAGAACAAATAAAATGGCGAATATCTAAAAATTAG
- a CDS encoding acyltransferase gives MKTGLGIYKKYRIARAFISLLRFELKKRLVGFDVANLYLQRVDKYALVMILKKNGAQIGENCDIETGLAFHNCRNYKNLAIGDNCHIGKQCFFDLKDKISIQNNVTISMRCSFLTHTDVGSSVLKKKYPKSLQPIVINSNCYLGASVTLLQGAWLEEKTFVAAGALCKGRISAGKRIGGIPAKEI, from the coding sequence GTGAAAACGGGGTTAGGAATTTATAAAAAGTACAGGATCGCACGGGCGTTTATTAGTTTATTGAGATTTGAGCTGAAAAAACGACTCGTGGGATTCGATGTGGCAAACCTGTATTTGCAACGGGTCGATAAGTACGCCCTTGTAATGATTTTGAAGAAAAATGGTGCTCAAATTGGTGAGAATTGTGACATCGAAACCGGGTTGGCGTTTCATAACTGCCGCAATTATAAAAACCTTGCAATAGGCGATAACTGTCATATTGGAAAACAGTGTTTTTTTGATTTGAAAGATAAGATTTCGATACAAAACAATGTTACTATTTCCATGAGGTGTAGTTTTCTAACACATACAGATGTTGGAAGCTCTGTTTTGAAGAAGAAATATCCCAAGAGCTTGCAACCTATTGTAATAAATTCGAATTGTTATTTGGGGGCAAGTGTTACTTTGTTGCAAGGTGCGTGGTTGGAGGAAAAAACTTTTGTTGCAGCTGGAGCCTTATGTAAAGGTAGAATATCAGCTGGGAAGCGAATTGGAGGCATTCCCGCAAAAGAAATTTAA
- a CDS encoding sulfotransferase: protein MTLPNFLIVGASKAGTTSIYRHLKEHPDIYMPNHKEPLYFISDIYNEFNVKDPGYKAIRNKMVQTREAYEKLFNMGQAFSWRGEATASYLYYSKDAIPKIKETLGGDIRIIIVLREPVDKVISHYKFYRGNGFEKYSFEKALLKEEERINNRFNPFFHYTKQGFYYEKVKSFVDSFEHTYVCLYEDLKKNPEQFYKELYAFLDLKPIENIHTSKVYNPSRLHKSFYLFKIYKFFATKTVSFRKKYLGFINWSKVRSIVFKINNKKRLVVPEYLKDSLRQKFHKDVLKLDELLSLDIKRKWRY from the coding sequence ATGACATTACCCAATTTTTTAATAGTTGGAGCATCTAAGGCAGGCACAACTTCAATTTACAGACATCTAAAGGAGCATCCTGACATATATATGCCTAATCATAAGGAACCATTATATTTTATCAGTGATATTTATAATGAGTTTAATGTTAAAGACCCTGGTTATAAGGCTATTAGAAACAAAATGGTTCAGACTCGCGAAGCTTATGAAAAACTGTTTAACATGGGTCAGGCCTTTTCCTGGCGAGGTGAAGCTACAGCCTCTTATCTTTATTATAGTAAGGATGCAATTCCAAAAATAAAAGAAACACTGGGTGGGGATATTAGAATTATTATTGTGTTAAGAGAACCTGTTGACAAAGTTATTTCCCATTACAAATTTTATCGTGGAAATGGATTTGAAAAATATTCATTCGAAAAAGCTTTATTAAAAGAGGAAGAGAGGATAAATAATAGATTTAATCCATTTTTTCATTATACAAAACAGGGGTTTTATTATGAAAAGGTTAAGAGTTTCGTGGATTCTTTTGAGCATACTTATGTCTGTTTATATGAGGATTTAAAAAAGAATCCAGAGCAATTCTATAAGGAATTATATGCCTTTCTCGATTTAAAGCCGATTGAAAATATTCATACTTCAAAGGTATATAATCCATCAAGGTTACATAAATCATTTTATTTATTTAAAATCTACAAGTTTTTTGCTACAAAGACGGTTTCTTTCAGAAAGAAATACCTTGGCTTCATTAATTGGAGTAAGGTCCGATCTATTGTGTTTAAAATTAATAATAAGAAGCGATTAGTAGTACCTGAGTACTTAAAAGATTCATTGCGACAAAAGTTTCATAAAGATGTGTTAAAATTAGATGAATTATTGAGCTTAGATATAAAGCGGAAATGGAGGTATTGA
- a CDS encoding oligosaccharide flippase family protein, translated as MARNIGALSVAKLVETLTRLVKAKLNAVFLGVEGLGIFSQLLTFTAKTSQFSQLSINEALVKQVAVNKLQPETKKYIYASIKAYLLIVPALFALLMTVLVVFYEQIANFFLGDNPQVLLYFFALSALPIMIVNGLFFAILRGYKDIKSITKARIGAALINIIIFVPLVLIFDLQGVVFSIPMMYTINTTFNLFFLNKYILRKHQLLFSKVFKANIRKEDIKEMFIFSGFGLTTGFLAMASEFVIRGIIVGELGIEKIGVYSPILALSGIFTGVFMSSFSTYLFPRISEAKIAKEKTDILNDAIRISTLALIPFVLLLISFRIPIIRLLYTTEFLDAALYLPFHFFGIIWQIWFVVLGRSMAPQGYVKQHGLFRGIFFLLDVVIVYIFVAVIKIGLYGWMLKFLISPVLFCFIYFFFLKKKIQFKISKENALVMSYLLFTTIMVIAFDLLLNVPLLNYIVAPVLIAMTFIVLRTKEQQYIFYRIKALLKKND; from the coding sequence ATGGCAAGGAATATTGGTGCTTTGTCTGTAGCCAAGTTAGTGGAGACATTGACAAGGTTGGTCAAGGCAAAATTAAATGCTGTGTTTTTAGGGGTCGAAGGATTAGGTATTTTTAGTCAATTGCTGACCTTTACGGCAAAAACATCACAGTTTAGCCAACTAAGCATTAATGAGGCTCTTGTTAAGCAGGTTGCCGTAAATAAGCTGCAACCCGAAACAAAAAAATACATTTATGCTTCTATAAAAGCCTATTTGTTGATTGTGCCTGCCCTCTTTGCACTTTTAATGACTGTTCTAGTTGTTTTTTATGAGCAAATAGCCAATTTTTTTCTTGGAGATAACCCGCAGGTTTTGCTTTATTTTTTTGCACTTTCTGCTTTGCCAATAATGATCGTAAACGGGTTGTTTTTTGCCATATTAAGGGGGTATAAAGATATTAAAAGCATCACCAAAGCGCGTATTGGTGCAGCACTGATAAATATCATCATATTTGTCCCCCTGGTTTTAATTTTTGATTTGCAAGGAGTTGTGTTTTCCATTCCAATGATGTATACAATTAACACCACATTTAACCTCTTTTTTTTAAACAAATACATTTTAAGAAAGCACCAGCTGTTGTTTTCAAAAGTTTTTAAAGCTAATATTCGCAAGGAAGACATAAAAGAAATGTTTATATTCTCTGGATTTGGATTAACTACAGGATTTTTGGCCATGGCCAGTGAGTTTGTGATTCGCGGTATTATTGTTGGAGAGTTGGGAATAGAAAAAATTGGCGTTTATTCACCTATTTTAGCGCTTTCAGGTATTTTTACCGGTGTTTTTATGTCTTCTTTTAGCACATATCTTTTCCCACGTATTAGTGAAGCCAAAATTGCAAAGGAGAAAACTGATATTTTGAATGATGCAATTAGAATTTCCACTTTAGCGCTCATTCCGTTTGTATTATTGTTGATCAGTTTTAGAATTCCAATTATAAGGCTACTTTACACAACAGAATTTTTAGATGCCGCTCTTTATCTGCCTTTTCATTTTTTTGGTATTATATGGCAAATCTGGTTCGTTGTTTTAGGCCGGTCTATGGCACCACAGGGTTATGTAAAACAACATGGGTTATTTAGGGGAATCTTTTTTTTATTAGATGTAGTGATTGTATATATATTTGTTGCTGTAATTAAAATCGGCTTATATGGATGGATGTTAAAATTCTTAATAAGTCCTGTGTTGTTTTGTTTTATCTATTTCTTTTTTCTAAAAAAGAAAATCCAATTTAAAATTTCAAAGGAAAACGCACTTGTTATGAGTTACTTGTTGTTTACAACAATAATGGTAATTGCTTTTGATCTATTACTTAATGTTCCACTTTTAAACTATATTGTTGCTCCTGTTTTAATAGCAATGACATTTATTGTTTTGAGAACAAAAGAGCAACAATACATTTTTTATCGCATAAAAGCTCTTCTAAAAAAGAATGATTAA
- a CDS encoding glycosyltransferase family 2 protein: protein MVGVITVNFNLSRETILCLKSILQSDFVEYKIYLIDNGSELGEYEKLKNAFLDEPKVYIDRLEQNVGYVKAVNHGILSLRKMDTDYIMVMNNDTIIDQSAIYELYASLQKHKKAIVTGKVYYYDHPDILQHTGVVFTDRRFLKTAYPGRGEKDTGQFEEEQERDSLDDVFWMFPARLIDDIGYYSPHFFLYAEQGDFARRAHKKGYKLIFTPKAKLWHKESLTTGGGDVKSLKIMYWRGQGSFIFLARHLKWYFFILWFFCQVPLVLLKTMVLNDSKLRRANRATFRGYLYGLKWLFIRNENNGYNPYI, encoded by the coding sequence ATGGTGGGAGTCATTACAGTTAATTTCAATTTAAGTAGAGAAACAATTTTATGTTTAAAATCAATTCTGCAATCCGATTTCGTTGAATATAAGATATATCTTATTGACAATGGCTCAGAATTAGGTGAATATGAAAAGTTAAAAAATGCTTTTTTAGATGAACCCAAAGTGTATATTGATCGATTAGAACAGAATGTTGGTTATGTTAAGGCAGTAAATCATGGTATTTTATCTCTACGCAAAATGGATACAGACTATATAATGGTCATGAATAACGATACCATAATTGATCAATCGGCCATATATGAGCTTTATGCATCGTTGCAAAAACACAAAAAAGCTATCGTTACAGGAAAAGTATATTATTACGACCATCCCGATATTTTGCAGCATACCGGAGTGGTGTTTACGGATCGGCGCTTTCTCAAAACAGCTTATCCCGGCCGGGGGGAGAAAGATACGGGGCAATTTGAAGAAGAGCAAGAGCGTGATTCGCTCGATGATGTGTTCTGGATGTTCCCGGCCCGTTTAATTGATGATATAGGGTACTATTCCCCGCACTTTTTTTTATATGCTGAACAGGGTGATTTTGCCCGCAGGGCCCATAAAAAAGGATATAAATTGATATTTACACCCAAAGCTAAATTGTGGCATAAGGAGAGCCTCACCACCGGTGGCGGTGACGTAAAATCACTGAAAATTATGTATTGGCGGGGGCAGGGCTCCTTTATTTTTTTGGCCAGGCACCTCAAATGGTATTTTTTTATATTGTGGTTCTTTTGTCAGGTTCCCCTGGTGCTATTAAAAACCATGGTGTTAAATGATTCCAAATTGCGCCGGGCAAATCGTGCCACTTTCCGTGGATATCTGTATGGATTGAAGTGGTTGTTTATCCGCAATGAAAATAATGGTTACAACCCATATATATAA
- a CDS encoding lipid II:glycine glycyltransferase FemX: MSQYNICKVSEENAGKWNQLFEKAHFPFYTKSIYYAHVQKLNGRLVETYVVEKKGVSVCGAHFTIKKSLRGFIKTADLVSGITIHKSAAKDDIRFLLEKFIMWAKKQGAAVLRINPWIPLSINDLQVKLSNDIHELLTDYGFRHNNDHLHTYWIDLTKSEKELLSAMKPQTRRKIRKAIKAGFEVEHITKPEKSKIDLFWTAYQKLGHQKDFDTLSYDRFFAEVEALLKTGAVLFFFKFNHTIVNTALATSFGIASYYHGALNAEYKNLEGCPSPGHFVQWYMMIYMKKMGLKTYDMAFCPGPEPIENHPQYNMWRFKYSFRGQHVAFMPSYIKKGKMLLGSLFMWIKK; the protein is encoded by the coding sequence ATGAGTCAATACAATATATGTAAAGTTTCAGAAGAGAATGCCGGAAAATGGAATCAATTATTTGAAAAAGCACATTTTCCGTTTTATACCAAAAGTATTTATTATGCCCATGTGCAAAAACTTAATGGTAGATTAGTAGAAACATATGTTGTTGAAAAAAAGGGCGTGAGCGTTTGTGGAGCACATTTTACTATTAAAAAAAGTTTACGTGGTTTTATAAAAACAGCCGACCTGGTATCTGGAATTACAATTCATAAGTCAGCCGCAAAAGACGATATTCGTTTTCTTTTAGAGAAATTTATTATGTGGGCAAAAAAGCAAGGGGCAGCTGTTTTACGCATTAATCCCTGGATACCACTTTCGATAAATGATTTACAAGTAAAACTTAGCAACGATATACACGAATTGTTAACTGATTATGGGTTTAGACACAACAATGACCATTTACATACGTATTGGATAGACCTCACTAAATCAGAAAAGGAGTTGCTTTCTGCCATGAAACCACAAACCCGCAGAAAAATAAGAAAAGCCATTAAGGCCGGGTTTGAGGTTGAGCACATTACAAAGCCTGAAAAATCAAAAATTGATCTGTTTTGGACTGCATATCAAAAACTTGGTCATCAAAAAGACTTTGACACATTAAGTTACGATCGTTTTTTTGCTGAAGTTGAGGCATTGCTAAAAACCGGAGCAGTATTGTTCTTTTTTAAATTTAACCATACAATAGTCAATACAGCGCTGGCCACGAGTTTTGGTATTGCTTCTTATTATCATGGTGCATTGAATGCGGAGTATAAAAACCTGGAGGGTTGTCCATCTCCGGGACATTTTGTACAATGGTACATGATGATTTATATGAAAAAAATGGGACTAAAAACCTATGATATGGCATTTTGCCCTGGACCTGAGCCAATAGAAAATCATCCACAATATAATATGTGGCGATTTAAGTATAGTTTTAGAGGTCAGCATGTTGCGTTTATGCCTTCTTATATTAAAAAAGGGAAAATGTTATTGGGTTCATTATTTATGTGGATTAAAAAATAA
- a CDS encoding polysaccharide deacetylase family protein — protein sequence MKLFKRIYIKAYYFQLNQKLKPLRSTSVLPDKKNLFIYFDYEREFGAGFDCIRDEQVLHILDLLDEFNIKTTWFTVGRIFEKYKESINQILSRGHEIGSHTYGHIVPFKSSSKDLKKDFRKYNQFSSAEIPIHGFHAPEGMWSKSSLKELFDNNYIYQVTGVQKNENYMPGFYKKNKDKLIYRLVTAGDDWAMYKNQHDSQEVKKFFLQLIEKIPNGGVGGVGFHPWVIHSDKKILDGFKLFLKSITSDHQISIKRADSYIN from the coding sequence ATGAAATTATTTAAACGCATTTATATAAAAGCCTATTATTTCCAGTTAAATCAAAAATTAAAACCGTTGCGTTCTACTTCTGTTTTACCGGATAAAAAAAACCTGTTCATTTATTTTGATTATGAGCGGGAATTTGGTGCCGGCTTTGATTGTATTAGAGATGAGCAGGTACTTCACATTCTGGACTTACTTGACGAGTTTAATATAAAAACAACATGGTTTACAGTAGGTCGGATTTTTGAAAAATATAAAGAAAGCATAAACCAGATTTTATCTCGTGGTCATGAGATAGGTTCACATACTTATGGTCACATTGTACCCTTCAAAAGCAGCAGTAAGGATTTAAAAAAGGATTTCAGGAAATATAACCAGTTCTCTTCAGCAGAAATTCCTATACATGGGTTTCATGCTCCAGAGGGGATGTGGTCAAAATCGTCATTAAAAGAATTGTTTGATAATAATTATATTTATCAGGTTACAGGTGTGCAGAAGAATGAAAATTATATGCCCGGATTTTACAAAAAGAATAAAGATAAATTAATATACAGATTGGTTACTGCAGGTGATGATTGGGCTATGTATAAGAACCAACATGATTCACAAGAAGTAAAAAAATTTTTTCTGCAGTTAATAGAAAAAATCCCGAATGGAGGTGTTGGAGGAGTAGGTTTTCATCCCTGGGTAATTCATTCCGATAAAAAAATACTGGACGGGTTTAAATTATTTTTAAAATCAATTACTTCTGATCATCAAATATCAATCAAAAGAGCAGATAGTTATATAAACTAG
- a CDS encoding sulfotransferase family 2 domain-containing protein, whose translation MKNKIPQKIYDKYFKFAFVRNPYDWLTSLYYYILEHPEHYLHHRILGQSFEKYIDIQINENNLNTQFAYLSDESGQLIVDYIAKIENIQNELHTITERLNIPFEKLSYLNKTKGRQGKNDQLFNDSIYKLVNQHFRVDFENFNYPMIGADS comes from the coding sequence GTGAAGAATAAAATCCCTCAAAAAATATATGATAAATATTTCAAATTTGCTTTTGTGAGAAATCCCTATGATTGGTTGACAAGCTTGTATTATTACATTTTGGAACATCCGGAACACTATCTGCATCATCGAATATTGGGGCAGTCATTTGAAAAATACATTGACATTCAAATAAATGAAAATAACTTAAATACGCAGTTTGCTTATTTATCAGATGAAAGCGGACAACTGATAGTTGATTATATTGCAAAAATTGAAAATATTCAAAATGAGCTACATACCATAACCGAAAGGCTTAATATACCATTTGAAAAGTTGTCCTATCTTAATAAAACGAAAGGCAGACAAGGTAAAAACGATCAATTATTTAATGATTCTATTTATAAACTGGTAAATCAACATTTTAGAGTAGATTTTGAAAATTTTAATTATCCAATGATTGGGGCCGATTCATGA
- a CDS encoding glycosyltransferase family 2 protein, with protein MNKKNEIIYSFIIIGKNEGWKLSQNLTAIVNYIRLNQIDSFEIIYADSNSTDDSLNRALSFEEHIKTIQLTGHCNAAIARNVAASHATGKWYFFLDGDMELNHKWHEAFLAHTAKGKKFLTGQLIDVYYNSSWQFLTEKPLFGPAKLDISDVTNGGAFVIHSELWHSTKGMMPEIDYSEDVDLNYRLVARGVRIFRTQTPYARHHTIQYNFDNSLFSELKQFKKLMYRGLIMRRHLFNHAIFKRNVRINYTMLLLVPAIIMSVFLHPLCVLIYLLFIVFRGTSNFLRYQSAIKKSLVQMVLKYFIIDIAATAGFLFFFPRKPGIQFQIIKE; from the coding sequence ATGAATAAAAAAAATGAAATTATATATTCTTTTATCATAATTGGTAAAAACGAAGGGTGGAAGTTAAGTCAAAACCTAACGGCTATCGTCAATTATATCCGGTTGAATCAAATTGACAGTTTTGAAATTATATATGCGGACTCCAATTCAACTGATGATAGTTTGAACCGGGCCCTGTCTTTTGAAGAGCACATTAAAACCATTCAATTAACAGGTCATTGTAATGCCGCTATTGCAAGAAATGTTGCAGCCAGCCATGCTACAGGTAAATGGTATTTTTTCCTGGACGGCGACATGGAGCTCAATCATAAGTGGCACGAGGCTTTTTTAGCGCATACAGCAAAAGGAAAAAAGTTCCTTACAGGTCAGCTTATTGATGTATATTACAATAGTTCCTGGCAGTTTTTAACCGAAAAACCGCTTTTTGGTCCGGCAAAATTGGATATATCAGATGTAACCAATGGCGGTGCTTTTGTAATACATAGTGAACTGTGGCACAGCACAAAAGGCATGATGCCTGAGATCGATTATTCAGAAGATGTGGATTTAAATTACCGGTTGGTTGCACGGGGAGTGCGCATATTCAGAACCCAAACACCTTATGCCCGGCACCATACCATACAGTATAATTTCGACAACAGTCTTTTTTCGGAGTTAAAACAGTTTAAAAAACTCATGTACCGTGGTTTAATTATGCGCAGGCATTTATTTAACCATGCCATATTCAAACGTAACGTCCGGATAAATTATACCATGCTTTTATTGGTGCCGGCAATTATTATGAGTGTATTTTTGCACCCGCTCTGCGTATTGATTTATTTATTGTTTATCGTATTTCGTGGCACAAGTAATTTTTTACGTTACCAGTCTGCAATAAAAAAGAGCCTTGTTCAAATGGTATTAAAATATTTCATTATAGACATTGCTGCTACTGCTGGTTTTTTATTCTTCTTTCCCCGTAAACCCGGAATTCAGTTTCAAATAATTAAGGAGTAA
- a CDS encoding sugar-transfer associated ATP-grasp domain-containing protein has product MNSLLKKILVVLYNYNKSSIFRRKIKHIARHNQVRRQKSDKSDIKAHKTLWGALKRSISPLWLLVFQKITGHKSIQYIPEDIYYTVVEPALNNKQLSKAFADKNFYHQYIDADLLPDIIIRNINGVFYDSDFNPVVPETYMEAIVNQEKEVIIKPAIDTGGGKGVDLFTKEHEGTFKNKEGQLLTRDYIQKAYRSNFVIQKKIDQHPYFKQFNPTSVNTVRIFTYRSVNDEQVHVLHALLRIGKPESITDNQASGGVSVYINGNGKLNNYAVNKMGDKFQEYGGVELDAVEAVPRFSELVNLAGQIAQKDYYSRLLGFDFTIDQSGQIKVIEVNNLNNEINFYQMNHGPLFGEFTEEVINYCRISKKSFLIDFEYE; this is encoded by the coding sequence ATGAATAGTTTATTAAAAAAAATACTTGTTGTATTATACAATTATAATAAGTCGAGCATTTTCCGGAGAAAAATAAAGCACATTGCCCGACACAATCAGGTACGCAGACAAAAGAGTGATAAGTCTGACATTAAGGCTCATAAAACGCTTTGGGGGGCGTTGAAAAGATCAATTAGTCCTTTATGGCTCCTGGTTTTCCAGAAAATTACCGGACATAAATCAATTCAATATATTCCTGAAGACATATACTATACTGTTGTAGAGCCTGCATTAAACAACAAACAACTCAGTAAAGCATTTGCAGACAAAAATTTTTATCATCAATATATTGATGCTGATTTGCTGCCTGATATAATAATTCGCAACATAAACGGAGTTTTTTACGACAGCGATTTTAATCCTGTTGTACCGGAAACCTACATGGAGGCTATTGTAAATCAGGAAAAGGAGGTAATAATAAAACCAGCCATTGATACAGGAGGTGGTAAAGGTGTCGATTTGTTTACCAAAGAGCATGAGGGTACATTTAAGAACAAAGAAGGTCAATTGTTAACCCGGGATTATATTCAAAAAGCGTACAGATCCAATTTTGTGATCCAGAAAAAAATAGACCAACACCCTTATTTTAAGCAGTTTAACCCCACTTCGGTTAATACGGTAAGAATATTTACTTACCGCTCTGTAAACGATGAGCAGGTACATGTATTGCATGCCCTTTTAAGGATTGGAAAACCTGAGAGTATTACCGACAATCAGGCTTCCGGAGGTGTGTCTGTTTATATAAATGGCAATGGCAAGTTAAACAACTATGCTGTTAACAAAATGGGAGATAAGTTTCAGGAATATGGAGGTGTAGAGCTGGATGCAGTAGAAGCAGTACCCCGTTTCAGTGAACTTGTAAACCTGGCCGGACAAATCGCGCAAAAAGATTATTATTCACGTCTGCTTGGATTTGATTTCACCATTGACCAAAGTGGTCAGATAAAAGTTATAGAAGTGAACAACCTTAATAATGAGATCAATTTTTATCAGATGAATCATGGGCCATTGTTTGGTGAATTCACTGAGGAGGTAATTAATTATTGCCGCATCAGTAAAAAGTCATTTTTAATCGATTTTGAGTATGAATAA
- a CDS encoding glycosyltransferase → MKILCICSQNREQGISPVILNQINALKKQDVDFDIYGIKGKGVQGYLRAIFSLREFLKNNSYPIYHAHYGLSAIVATLAGARPLIVSLMGSDVKEGGWQQWLIKRFAKRRWAATITKSEELADIVGRGYCKIIPNGVDTALFKPMSQQECREKLNLEQNKTYVLFAANPERPEKNFALAKQAFDNLNLKQAKLIYLKDVPHNEIPLWMNAVDVVVLTSLWEGSPNVVKEAMACNRPLVVTNVGDVAWLCGDLEGCFVSGFDEIELSKNFNRCLKFSENHHSTKGRRRIKNLGLDANQQAIKIVSLYNSLLKQHNDL, encoded by the coding sequence ATGAAAATACTTTGTATATGCAGTCAAAATAGAGAGCAAGGTATCTCGCCAGTCATTCTTAATCAAATTAACGCCTTAAAAAAACAAGACGTTGATTTTGATATTTACGGTATAAAAGGAAAGGGTGTACAGGGATACCTCAGAGCGATATTTAGTCTCCGGGAATTTTTAAAAAATAATTCCTATCCGATTTATCATGCGCATTATGGCCTCTCAGCCATCGTAGCAACCCTGGCAGGCGCCAGGCCATTGATTGTTTCTTTAATGGGTAGTGATGTAAAGGAGGGCGGTTGGCAGCAGTGGCTAATTAAACGTTTTGCAAAACGTAGGTGGGCAGCAACTATTACAAAATCAGAAGAATTGGCCGATATAGTTGGAAGAGGTTATTGCAAAATTATTCCTAACGGAGTGGATACAGCACTTTTTAAACCTATGTCTCAACAAGAATGCAGAGAAAAACTTAATTTGGAGCAGAATAAAACATATGTGCTATTTGCTGCCAATCCGGAACGGCCGGAAAAAAACTTTGCCCTGGCTAAACAAGCTTTTGACAATTTAAATCTTAAGCAAGCTAAATTGATATACCTGAAAGATGTGCCTCATAATGAAATTCCGCTTTGGATGAATGCTGTGGATGTTGTGGTGCTTACAAGTTTGTGGGAGGGAAGTCCCAATGTAGTTAAGGAAGCCATGGCCTGCAACCGGCCGCTTGTAGTCACTAATGTCGGCGATGTAGCATGGCTGTGTGGCGACCTTGAGGGATGTTTTGTAAGTGGTTTCGACGAAATAGAATTAAGTAAAAATTTTAATAGGTGCCTGAAGTTTTCAGAAAATCATCATTCAACAAAAGGCCGCAGGCGTATTAAGAACCTTGGCCTTGATGCAAACCAACAGGCAATAAAAATAGTTTCGCTTTATAATAGTTTATTGAAACAGCACAATGATTTATAG